One region of Watersipora subatra unplaced genomic scaffold, tzWatSuba1.1 SCAFFOLD_35, whole genome shotgun sequence genomic DNA includes:
- the LOC137410005 gene encoding uncharacterized protein: MVNLKADLQQNRLNSTGEKATLVKRLQSFYAQKFASSPRSHSSHYHIGQKESYLTRNQAAQALPSHHIMTSRHEATNFDNQQTGNLVSKPVPFQVDLSQASLPLSTTGNMASMSPRSSQPATPLPEFIHSHASLMSPTICQSQAALSLANNQPSVTPMFYGAVQPYSTSMPLHCHQLQKTGRNGVLSQPQVDTMTQRASQSHLYLPHASSPARNKKQASSPLCEQRSVDQTEGSQMGSDQQAMSGVGACDSSLGTPGHTHIPAYNRYNTQTNQPDTYPSYASSNANSLQPNIHHTGSSIAASSLPITQALTASSESDELNSLDRQLKILRMKEEIRTVQHRLSIPPEQLRLVDLQQTSMQADSNVNSVLSLIKRSVDINSLPPAKPTVFSGNPLEYPQWKSAFDLLIEEKDLSPAQKLSYLQTYVSGKVLKCVQGYIMFNTAEAYAEARKTLDERYGDPFEIADAFRDRLDSWPKISATNPDNLREYADFLKQSKLAMSKIDELERLNDPRELKNFASCLPNHLVNRWSREAGLRKIEEKRNPVFSEYADFVMKEAVLACDKTTSFDALTARKSNSRSQATKPEKSHNFLAHATDVDEVSLTNIHEESPALYCLFCDLHGSHNTMVCRKLSKLSNDEQQTFFSRESLCFKCLKPGHLMADCLEIVICQQRACGKRHPTCTHKYRKSKPASTNDKPKPKSPSARVNATQCESNTVDAEIRGAELNDIGSIPQKRTISLTTMIVPVYLSSAEDPNKEILTYALLDTMANTSIILDDICDTLGTHKTRKQLKISTVTTRRQVQWCNEILNLRVRAFNSCKSDAITIPKAYSQSSIPADRRHIPTPQTAGQWEHLKHLKRHLAPLQDCEIGLIIGYNCSAASLPLTTIWNKSNLALPYAVKTQLGWSIIGGQLASDSSYYIHRIETSELTKEEVIACLEDDLSVIHGTPRMSQHDLLFLKKMQTSIKQVDSLYTMPLPFKTTPTLPNNRDYALRRFKGLDLRLNSNPALKSKYFEFIQDIISKGEAEPVQDLKEAGWYIPHHGVTHPLKPGKLRVVFDCSATFRGHSLNQLLLQGPDLNNSLTGLLCRFRKDKVAVTCDIKRMFHQFRVDQPDRKYLRFLWYKPNSADIMDYQMNVHPFGAVSSPSCAIFGLKKLAEDNKRDFPQAAKFVQKNFYVDDGLVSVPTAEDAVSLMSETKEMMARGNLVLHKFLSNNEAVSNSLGYENPTNKVITPDLSTERALGLCWDITQDVFKFLKVDIKSCTRRGILSTIASVFDPLGFLTPFTLKGKLLLQSLCHDKVGWDEPLTSNQMTDWISWKESANDLISFKVPRCYLTPEFTNSYRAELHTFSDASTVAYGVCSYLRLLDNTTYKVAVSLIMGKSRVAPKRAVTIPRLELQAATLAVKVADFIKTELDYQNLTRYFWTDSKTVLGYINNEAKRFHVFVCNRVERIRDSTDPTDWRYVCTEENPADLASRGEEIQNIPSSWLNGPSFLNQPDFRPTPQSTIYTLNNEDPEIRKVFIHTTTTRILENRLVDNLEKWSSWIKITKIVSNIVIFITACQKTKLTDSSPQSKLIFNMIVKLVQQHYFANELLLLKGKARLPKSTTLSSLDPFLDKCGVIRVGGRLRDSLSCYEVRHPAILPGKSQVTKAFAYFKHVEAAHQGRATTANALRAAGVYLVGGGTKMLATMIRHCAKCTKLRGNPVGQKMSNLPQCRTEPEAPFTHTGVDVFGPFKVKDYRKECKRYGLLFTCMASRAVHLEVLEDMTTDCYINSLRSFLAIRGPVSVLYSDNGTNFVGASNEFGKTVKELSEPRIKEYLSTKQCSFSFSTPTASHMGGTWERMIRTVRNVLRGLLIESNTNRIDTSSLRTLLYECMYIVNSRPLTTTTLHSDQNLEPIPLTPNNLLTMKNKNLLPPPGSFTSPDLYSRKRWRRVQYLTEQFWSRWKLEYLQSLQKRQKWKNAKINLKPGDVVIVMDDELPRCNWQLGRVTEVQTNSDGYVRHATLQTAKNKLKRPVHKLILLHTTPDI, encoded by the coding sequence ATGGTGAATCTTAAAGCTGATCTTCAGCAAAACAGATTAAACTCTACGGGCGAGAAGGCAACTTTAGTGAAGAGGCTCCAGAGCTTTTACGCTCAAAAATTTGCTTCCTCACCTCGATCACATTCATCTCATTACCACATTGGACAGAAGGAAAGCTATCTTACAAGGAACCAAGCTGCCCAGGCATTACCTTCTCACCATATAATGACAAGTCGGCATGAAGCCACAAACTTTGACAATCAACAGACCGGCAACTTAGTCAGCAAACCTGTGCCCTTTCAGGTAGACCTTTCGCAGGCTAGTCTACCGTTGAGCACAACAGGAAACATGGCCTCAATGTCTCCAAGATCCAGTCAGCCAGCTACCCCATTGCCGGAGTTCATCCACTCTCATGCATCCCTAATGTCTCCGACCATTTGTCAGTCACAAGCAGCTTTGTCCCTGGCAAACAATCAGCCTAGTGTAACTCCAATGTTCTACGGAGCAGTCCAGCCGTATTCAACGTCAATGCCTCTTCATTGTCATCAGTTGCAGAAAACTGGAAGAAACGGAGTGTTGAGTCAGCCTCAAGTAGATACGATGACTCAAAGGGCCAGTCAGTCTCACCTTTACTTGCCGCATGCAAGTTCTCCTGCAAGAAATAAAAAACAGGCATCTTCACCACTGTGCGAGCAAAGGTCTGTTGACCAAACGGAAGGCAGCCAAATGGGTTCAGACCAGCAAGCAATGTCAGGTGTAGGAGCTTGTGATTCATCATTGGGAACACCAGGACACACCCATATTCCAGCGTATAACCGGTACAACACGCAGACTAACCAACCTGATACTTACCCATCTTATGCAAGTAGCAACGCCAATTCCTTACAGCCTAACATACACCACACTGGCTCATCCATTGCTGCTTCCAGCTTACCTATCACACAGGCTTTAACAGCGTCATCTGAATCTGACGAGTTGAACTCTTTAGATCGTCAGCTAAAGATTCTCCGTATGAAGGAAGAAATCCGTACAGTACAACATCGACTAAGTATACCTCCTGAGCAGCTTCGCTTAGTTGATCTCCAACAAACGAGTATGCAAGCCGATTCTAACGTCAATAGTGTCCTGTCGCTGATCAAAAGGTCTGTAGATATAAACAGTTTACCTCCAGCAAAGCCAACCGTTTTCTCTGGAAACCCCCTTGAGTACCCTCAGTGGAAATCGGCCTTTGACTTGCTAATTGAAGAAAAAGACCTTTCCCCAGCGCAGAAGCTCTCCTATCTGCAAACCTATGTCAGCGGTAAGGTACTGAAATGTGTACAGGGATACATCATGTTCAATACTGCTGAAGCATATGCAGAGGCCAGGAAGACACTTGACGAACGATATGGCGATCCCTTTGAAATTGCTGATGCTTTCAGGGACCGACTGGACTCTTGGCCAAAAATCAGCGCCACAAATCCCGACAACCTTAGAGAATATGCTGATTTTCTCAAGCAATCGAAGCTAGCCATGTCAAAGATTGATGAATTAGAACGTCTCAATGATCCACGAGAACTAAAAAACTTTGCGAGTTGTCTCCCCAACCACCTAGTCAATAGATGGAGCCGTGAAGCTGGACTTCGCAAAATTGAAGAAAAGCGAAACCCAGTTTTTTCTGAATATGCAGACTTTGTCATGAAAGAGGCTGTCCTTGCCTGTGATAAGACTACCTCATTTGATGCTCTAACAGCCAGGAAAAGCAACTCAAGATCTCAGGCTACCAAACCAGAGAAATCGCATAACTTCCTTGCTCATGCCACAGATGTGGATGAGGTAAGTCTCACTAACATTCATGAGGAAAGTCCTGCGTTGTATTGCCTTTTCTGTGATCTTCATGGTTCACATAACACTATGGTTTGCAGGAAGCTGTCTAAACTCTCAAATGATGAACAACAAACCTTCTTCAGCAGAGAAAGTCTTTGCTTCAAATGTTTGAAACCAGGGCACCTCATGGCTGACTGCCTTGAAATAGTCATCTGCCAACAAAGGGCCTGTGGTAAAAGGCACCCAACCTGTACACATAAATACAGAAAGTCAAAGCCAGCAAGCACCAATGACAAGCCCAAACCTAAATCGCCATCTGCCCGGGTCAACGCCACTCAATGCGaatcaaatacagtagatgcagaaATACGTGGCGCCGAATTAAATGATATTGGCAGCATACCACAGAAAAGGACCATCTCACTCACTACTATGATTGTTCCTGTATACTTGTCTTCAGCTGAGGATCCAAACAAGGAAATACTTACATACGCGCTCTTGGACACAATGGCAAACACCTCAATCATCCTTGATGACATTTGTGACACTCTGGGTACCCATAAAACAAGGAAACAGCTAAAGATATCTACAGTCACCACACGAAGACAAGTCCAATGGtgcaatgaaattttaaacttgcgAGTCCGAGCATTTAATTCTTGCAAATCTGATGCCATCACTATACCAAAAGCATACTCGCAAAGCTCAATCCCAGCAGACAGACGCCATATTCCTACACCACAAACAGCAGGTCAATGGGAACACCTCAAGCACCTTAAGAGGCACCTAGCGCCGCTGCAAGATTGTGAAATAGGACTCATAATAGGCTACAACTGCTCAGCCGCATCTCTCCCCCTCACAACCATTTGGAACAAATCTAACCTCGCGCTACCCTATGCAGTCAAGACCCAGCTGGGCTGGTCAATCATTGGCGGCCAACTTGCCTCTGATTCTAGCTATTATATTCACCGAATCGAAACATCAGAGCTCACCAAGGAAGAGGTAATAGCTTGCTTGGAGGATGATCTTTCTGTGATCCATGGTACCCCTCGTATGTCTCAGCACGATCTCCTGTTCTTAAAAAAGATGCAAACCTCCATCAAGCAGGTAGACAGCCTTTACACCATGCCACTCCCATTCAAAACGACGCCAACACTACCAAACAACCGCGATTATGCCCTAAGGAGATTCAAAGGACTGGACTTACGGCTCAACAGCAATCCTGCATTAAAGAGCAAGTACTTTGAGTTCATCCAGGATATTATCTCAAAAGGGGAAGCCGAGCCAGTTCAAGATTTGAAGGAGGCTGGATGGTACATTCCTCATCACGGTGTCACTCATCCGCTAAAACCTGGCAAACTCAGAGTGGTATTTGACTGTAGTGCAACATTCCGCGGCCATTCCTTGAACCAACTGCTTCTACAAGGTCCTGACCTCAACAACAGTCTGACAGGTCTGCTGTGTCGGTTTCGGAAAGACAAAGTTGCAGTCACATGTGACATTAAAAGGATGTTTCATCAGTTTCGAGTGGACCAACCAGACAGAAAATACCTTCGTTTCCTTTGGTATAAACCTAACTCTGCGGATATCATGGACTATCAGATGAATGTTCATCCCTTTGGTGCTGTGTCATCTCCAAGTTGTGCAATTTTTGGCTTGAAGAAGCTGGCAGAGGATAACAAAAGGGATTTTCCACAAGCCGCAAAATTTGTGCAGAAAAATTTCTACGTTGATGACGGCTTGGTCAGCGTTCCCACAGCTGAGGATGCAGTCAGTCTCATGTCAGAGACCAAGGAAATGATGGCACGGGGAAACCTGGTTCTCCACAAGTTTCTGTCAAATAATGAGGCAGTATCTAACAGTCTGGGATATGAAAACCCGACAAACAAGGTAATCACGCCAGATTTGAGTACGGAGAGAGCCCTTGGACTATGTTGGGATATCACACAAGatgtgtttaaatttttaaaggttgacatcAAGTCTTGCACCAGACGTGGTATACTCTCCACTATCGCTTCGGTATTCGATCCACTGGGATTTCTCACTCCATTCACCTTGAAAGGAAAGTTACTACTTCAATCCCTTTGCCACGACAAAGTTGGGTGGGATGAACCATTGACTTCCAACCAAATGACTGATTGGATCAGCTGGAAGGAAAGTGCCAACGACCTCATTTCTTTCAAGGTCCCACGATGCTACCTAACTCCAGAATTTACCAATAGCTACAGAGCAGAACTTCACACATTCAGCGATGCTTCCACCGTAGCATACGGTGTCTGTAGTTACCTACGTCTTTTAGACAACACCACCTACAAGGTCGCGGTGTCCCTCATAATGGGTAAATCAAGAGTAGCACCCAAAAGAGCTGTAACCATCCCACGTCTGGAGCTGCAGGCAGCCACACTAGCAGTCAAGGTAGCAGACTTCATCAAAACAGAGCTCGACTACCAAAATCTTACACGCTATTTCTGGACTGACTCCAAAACCGTTCTCGGTTACATCAACAATGAGGCAAAACGATTTCACGTCTTTGTGTGCAACCGGGTCGAGAGGATCAGAGACTCGACCGATCCCACCGACTGGAGGTATGTTTGCACAGAAGAAAACCCTGCGGATTTGGCATCACGCGGAGAAGAaattcaaaatattccaagttcttGGTTAAATGGACCAAGTTTTCTCAACCAGCCAGACTTCAGACCAACCCCGCAATCCACAATATACACACTAAATAATGAGGATCCCGAGATCAGGAAAGTTTTCATCCATACTACAACCACAAGAATATTGGAGAATAGACTAGTTGACAATCTCGAAAAATGGAGTTCCTGGATCAAAATTACCAAAATTGTCAgcaatattgtcatattcatcACTGCCTGTCAAAAAACCAAGCTAACGGATAGTTCCCCACAaagcaaactaatttttaatatgataGTCAAGCTGGTACAACAGCACTATTTCGCAAACGAGCTGCTGCTCCTCAAAGGCAAAGCCAGGCTTCCAAAATCAACGACATTGTCCAGTCTAGACCCATTTTTAGACAAGTGTGGAGTCATTAGAGTAGGTGGTCGCCTGAGAGACTCTCTTTCATGTTATGAAGTCCGGCATCCTGCCATTCTGCCAGGAAAATCTCAGGTCACAAAAGCCTTCGCCTATTTCAAACATGTAGAAGCTGCTCATCAAGGACGTGCCACTACAGCAAATGCTCTTCGCGCAGCAGGAGTATACCTAGTGGGTGGAGGAACAAAAATGCTTGCAACCATGATTCGCCACTGCGCCAAGTGCACTAAACTACGAGGAAATCCAGTTGGTCAGAAAATGTCCAACTTACCACAATGTCGAACAGAACCAGAAGCGCCATTTACGCACACAGGGGTCGACGTGTTTGGTCCATTCAAAGTTAAGGATTATCGTAAAGAATGCAAGCGATATGGCCTGTTGTTTACATGTATGGCAAGCAGAGCAGTGCACCTCGAAGTGTTAGAAGACATGACCACTGACTGCTATATCAACTCATTACGCAGCTTTTTGGCAATACGTGGCCCTGTTTCAGTCCTATACTCAGACAATGGAACTAACTTTGTTGGAGCCAGCAACGAGTTTGGAAAAACGGTAAAAGAACTATCTGAACCTCGCATCAAGGAGTACTTGAGCACTAAGCAGTGCTCTTTCAGCTTCAGTACTCCAACCGCAAGCCACATGGGAGGAACATGGGAGCGTATGATTCGCACTGTCAGGAATGTTCTTAGAGGTTTGCTCATAGAATCCAACACTAATCGAATTGATACGTCCAGTCTTCGTACACTGCTATACGAGTGCATGTATATAGTAAATTCAAGACCTCTTACTACCACTACACTCCACTCCGATCAAAATTTGGAACCAATTCCACTGACTCCCAACAACTTGTTGacgatgaaaaataaaaatctcCTACCACCACCAGGCTCCTTTACTTCACCAGACCTTTACAGTCGCAAGCGATGGAGACGCGTGCAATATCTGACTGAGCAATTCTGGTCTAGGTGGAAATTGGAGTATCTTCAGAGTTTACAGAAAAGGCAAAAGTGGAAAAATGCCAAGATCAACCTCAAGCCTGGAGATGTGGTAATAGTTATGGATGACGAGTTACCTCGATGCAACTGGCAACTAGGGAGAGTAACGGAAGTGCAGACCAACAGTGATGGCTATGTGAGGCATGCGACCTTGCAAACGGCCAAAAATAAACTAAAGAGACCAGTTCACAAGCTAATACTTCTACATACAACTCCAGATATTTAG